The Temnothorax longispinosus isolate EJ_2023e chromosome 4, Tlon_JGU_v1, whole genome shotgun sequence genome has a window encoding:
- the Stol gene encoding voltage-dependent calcium channel subunit stolid isoform X3: MFLLIDDRLLRFGLLFLLWIGSSRQQEEDIPHNEVKNWALKFGVDLWEFGKQVTKMSEIQRKYHEVEANVIKRDGLVLVREMAMEVKNMMDFKMNAVMRLVESAEQAAVSAPRDGNVSPKYYASHRLNSFISDEKGPAQDVFLTTNRHFDHLAVNVSLSAVLLPSGVKDNERDVASGIQWSEYLDLLFVNNYESDPTLSWQYYGATTGFLRRFPAISWPPMEGTFGASKSSHHRAVRDVYDFRMSNWFVGAANSPKDLAILIDSATYTSDRNRRLTIATAKIVLDTLGPDDYVNVYRYGENAEEIVQCFKDSLVQASPENVHEMKVALSTVKHEDTATNISAALSTAFEILHKYNRTSQGSQCNQAIMLITSDTDGPPTEVIKRYNWPHMPVRLFTYLIGGDKSPDLQNTACTNKGFYARITNADEIHNKVFEYVKVLARPMVLYQHDHPLHWSPAYVGGKSSRYGRENRGQLMTSVTAPILDRRNYTLVYYHSKVKTANLLGIVGTDVPVEEIQKLVPPYKLGVNGYSFIVDNNGRVLYHPDLRLLPGNTEYDETLKPSYISVDLSEVELAEYDGPSAPPNNSLLLDLRRDMIDQKEGETDFTIKIHYDDMKRVTIRRHNYFYKPIEGTPFSLGLALPEGYGMFELRAEQEIKLAIVNVTEYFKGGNWKVHPDWIYCEYNSASDKFFSSPEERVLHFLARTRRPGWKWMSLRARSPSSHHKQASKPDKDSYYCDKKLVQSLVLDALVTDGFDKRETQRMHKEENENQGKGRFGVTRSFIATRSGLLRWHEHLQSEGNTEEPRFAERHARAMDSSWYKRAVDQHSIEPESFVFSVPFDAADTADPLVTATHAIFIGKGHKAPAAVVGLQFQHSSLATHFVNITSTCTGMTGCKKNCASEELDCYILDNNGFIIISERHEHTGKFFGEIDGTIMDSLVQDRIYRKVTVIDYQGTCSPQESNQSSAPRSLSDSIITTAAAFGNFLWTLTLSLNIQDLWQTTLALANDVMDDDLVFSDDEETHEFESLTPADSTDEVTSDENNVYVRFPVVAPATPASPPTTRATSAHYPMKLRACEKKTDLYILQPERLNTSGQSNPLKGKLTNCHVTGCERPFSVQKIRHTNLILLVVDTLCPCGSKQLSIEPIEALTEPGACTARRERLYRRRPPKCINYHPEEMEIKFCGSAGRLFNYSLSLMSLLFVITVRLT; encoded by the exons ATGTTTCTGCTTATCGACGACAGGCTGCTACGCTTCGGGCTACTGTTTCTGTTGTGGATAGGCTCGAGTCGTCAACAAGAGGAGGACATACCTCACAATGA aGTGAAAAACTGGGCCTTAAAGTTCGGCGTGGATCTATGGGAGTTTGGTAAACAAGTAACCAAAATGAGCGAGATACAAAGG AAATATCATGAAGTGGAAGCCAACGTCATAAAAAGGGATGGTCTCGTCCTCGTTCGCGAGATGGCCATGGAGGTGAAAAACATGATGGACTTTAAAATGAATGCCGTGATG AGATTAGTGGAGAGCGCCGAACAGGCCGCGGTATCGGCACCGAGGGATGGAAACGTATCGCCTAAGTATTACGCCTCACATCGGCTTAATAGCTTCATCAGCGATGAGAAGGGTCCCGCGCAGGACGTGTTTCTCACTACGAATCGCCATTTCGACCACCTAGCAGTGAACGTCAGTTTGTCTGCCGTGCTTCTGCCGAGCGGAGTCAAAGACAACG AACGTGACGTTGCCTCAGGTATTCAATGGAGCGAGTACTTGGATCTGctgtttgttaataattacgaGAGTGACCCTACGCTCTCGTGGCAATATTATGGAGCGACGACAGGATTTTTACGTCGTTTCCCAG CAATATCATGGCCGCCAATGGAGGGTACATTTGGGGCATCCAAGTCCTCGCATCATCGGGCCGTTCGCGACGTGTACGACTTCAGGATGTCGAATTGGTTCGTTGGGGCGGCAAACAGCCCGAAGGATCTAGCGATCCTGATCGACAGTGCGACCTATACGTCTGATCGGAATCGACGATTGACGATAGCCACAGCAAAGATCGTCCTGGACACTCTGGGGCCGGATGATTACGTGAATGTATATCGCTACGGGGAGAATGCCGAAGAGATCGTGCAATGCTTTAAGGATAGCCTGGTGCAGGCGTCGCCCGAGAACGTTCACGAGATGAAGGTGGCCTTGAGCACCGTGAAACACGAAGACACCGCGACCAACATTTCGGCCGCGCTCAGCACCGCATTCGAGATCCTTCACAAGTACAATCGCACCAGCCAGGGGAGCCAGTGCAACCAGGCTATCATGCTGATCACCTCCGATACCGACGGCCCACCCACAGAAGTGATAAAGCGTTACAATTGGCCGCATATGCCCGTGCGGCTCTTTACTTATCTCATCGGTGGCGACAAGAGCCCCGATCTCCAAAACACGGCCTGCACCAATAAAG GATTTTACGCGAGAATAACGAACGCGGACGAAATCCATAATAAAGTTTTCGAGTACGTGAAGGTTTTAGCGCGGCCTATGGTACTCTATCAGCATGACCATCCCCTTCACTGGAGTCCCGCTTACGTAGGTGGAAAA AGCAGTAGATACGGCAGAGAAAATCGGGGCCAATTGATGACGTCTGTGACAGCTCCGATTTTAGATCGCCGGAATTATacg CTTGTATATTATCATTCTAAGGTGAAAACGGCTAATTTATTGGGTATTGTCGGTACCGATGTACCTGTCGAGGAGATTCAGAAACTCGTGCCGCCTTACAAG TTAGGAGTTAATGGATATTCGTTTATTGTTGACAATAATGGCAGAGTTCTGTATCATCCTGACCTGCGGCTTCTC CCTGGAAACACAGAA TACGATGAAACGTTGAAACCTTCGTATATAAGTGTAGATCTATCGGAAGTTGAACTCGCAGAATACGATGGCCCTTCGGCTCCCCCGAACAACTCGCTTCTGCTCGAT CTGAGACGCGACATGATCGATCaaaaagaaggagaaacgGACTTTACAATCAAAATACATTATGACGATATG AAAAGAGTTACGATTAGACGGCATAACTATTTTTACAAGCCGATCGAGGGTACCCCGTTTTCTTTAGGCTTGGCCCTACCGGAAGGCTACGGCATGTTCGAATTACGGGCTGAGCAAGAAATCAAGCTCGCCATCGTAAATG TAACGGAGTATTTCAAGGGAGGCAACTGGAAAGTGCATCCCGATTGGATTTACTGCGAATATAATTCGGCTTCCGATAAGTTCTTTTCCTCCCCGGAGGAACGCGTCCTGCACTTCCTGGCACGGACGCGCCGACCGGGATGGAAATGGATGTCCTTGAGAGCAAGGAGTCCCAGCTCGCATCACAAACAGGCGAGCAAGCCGGATAAAGATTCTTATTATT GTGACAAAAAATTAGTGCAATCACTGGTCTTAGATGCTTTGGTGACGGACGGATTTGATAAAAGGGAAACGCAGAGGATGCATAAAGAGGAGAACGAAAA TCAGGGCAAGGGTAGATTTGGCGTTACGAGGAGCTTCATTGCCACCAGAAGCGGACTCCTGCGCTGGCACGAGCATCTGCAGAGTGAAGGAAACACCGAAGAACC GCGATTCGCTGAAAGGCACGCGAGAGCCATGGATTCGTCGTGGTACAAACGCGCAGTGGATCAACACTCCATAGAACCGGAAAGCTTCGTCTTCAGCGTACCGTTTGACGCgg CCGATACAGCCGATCCACTTGTTACCGCCACTCATGCCATATTCATCGGGAAGGGTCACAAAGCACCAGCAGCGGTAGTGGGTTTGCAATTTCAACACTCGTCCTTGGCGACTCACTTCGTGAACATCACTTCGACG TGTACCGGTATGACGGGATGTAAAAAGAATTGCGCCTCGGAGGAACTTGACTGTTACATTCTTGATAACAATGGATTTATTATCATAAGCGAACGTCACGAGCACACCGGAAAGTTCTTCGGCGAGATAGATGGAACTATAATGGATTCCTTGGTGCAAGATAGGATATATAG aaAAGTGACCGTCATCGATTATCAAGGGACTTGCAGCCCTCAGGAATCTAATCAGTCATCGGCGCCGCGAAGTCTATCTGATTCTATCATAACGACGGCAGCGGCATTCGGCAACTTTCTTTGGACTTTGACTTTGAGTCTCAATATTCAAGATTTATGGCAGACGACATTGGCGTTGGCTAACGACGTGATGGAcg ATGATCTAGTGTTCTCTGACGACGAGGAGACGCACGAGTTCGAGTCGCTGACGCCTGCCGACTCGACGGACGAGGTAACGTCGGATGAGAACAATGTGTACGTGAGATTTCCGGTGGTCGCACCAGCGACACCGGCCTCGCCGCCGACCACACGGGCTACTTCTGCTCATTATCCGATGAAATTGCGCGCCTGCGAGAAGAAAACGGATTTGTATATCCTGCAACCCGAGCGACTCAACACCAGCGGCCAGAGCAACCCTCTAAAAGGGAAACTCACCAATTGTCACGTAACCGGATGTGAAAG ACCGTTTAGTGTCCAAAAGATCCGTCACACCAACCTGATATTGCTGGTGGTCGACACGTTGTGCCCGTGCGGCAGTAAGCAGCTAAGCATCGAGCCAATCGAGGCGCTAACCGAGCCTGGGGCGTGTACGGCACGGAGAGAACGCCTGTATCGACGAAGACCACCGAAATGCATAAATTATCACCCCGAGGAGATGGAGATCAAATTTTGCGGTAGCGCCGGCCGTCTCTTTAACTACTCGTTGAGTCTTATGTCTCTCTTATTCGTCATCACAGTGCGGCTTACGTGA